One Acidicapsa ligni genomic region harbors:
- a CDS encoding DUF4238 domain-containing protein — MAKQKKQHLIPNCYLKAWCDPVVPPGQSPFIWRIPKDGGEPFRRSPEKSFTATDKYTIKMPNGERNLIIEDTLAELESKFVQVRDRISKRDPLSDVDRATLCLFTAAMHSRTNKAGEHWQKTQQEMHDQVVAMEKAAGAEPHTSLETAALLKNAHQFFLAMSLENEAPLYFQMNLTIMVTNDPIGFITSDAPCSWYNPKAHTMPPFYRSPGLMQNDIEVTMPLTPQLMLMFSHHTFEPYVEVGQFFVEHANHRIRAFAEKEFVSWKGISRPEWFVQRELPTDAWENTEAGKKALREQAEWDEMRKQAGS; from the coding sequence GTGGCTAAGCAGAAGAAACAGCATCTCATTCCGAACTGCTACCTGAAAGCGTGGTGCGATCCGGTTGTACCGCCGGGTCAGAGCCCGTTCATCTGGCGAATCCCCAAGGATGGAGGGGAGCCTTTTCGCCGGTCGCCAGAGAAGTCCTTCACCGCTACCGACAAATACACGATCAAAATGCCGAACGGTGAGAGGAACTTGATAATCGAAGATACGCTCGCTGAGCTTGAGAGTAAATTCGTTCAAGTGCGCGACCGAATCAGTAAACGGGACCCGTTGAGCGATGTTGATCGGGCGACGCTTTGCCTGTTCACCGCAGCTATGCACTCCCGAACAAACAAAGCTGGCGAACACTGGCAAAAGACGCAGCAAGAGATGCACGATCAGGTGGTCGCAATGGAAAAGGCGGCGGGTGCAGAGCCGCACACGTCTCTGGAGACGGCGGCACTACTTAAAAACGCTCATCAATTCTTCCTTGCCATGAGCCTTGAGAACGAAGCGCCGTTGTATTTCCAAATGAACCTGACGATCATGGTCACCAACGATCCCATCGGCTTCATCACCTCTGATGCGCCCTGCTCTTGGTACAACCCAAAGGCCCATACCATGCCGCCTTTTTATCGCAGCCCTGGTTTGATGCAAAACGATATAGAGGTAACGATGCCGCTCACTCCGCAACTCATGCTGATGTTCTCACACCATACGTTCGAGCCCTATGTAGAAGTCGGTCAGTTCTTCGTTGAACATGCCAATCACCGGATCAGGGCGTTCGCGGAGAAGGAATTCGTTTCTTGGAAAGGCATCTCTCGTCCAGAGTGGTTCGTTCAGCGCGAACTACCGACAGACGCATGGGAAAACACAGAAGCGGGTAAGAAGGCTTTGCGCGAGCAAGCTGAGTGGGATGAGATGCGGAAACAGGCTGGTTCGTAG
- a CDS encoding DUF6908 domain-containing protein, translated as MQTILDILKKAGGWHPGLYLKIDNAPYMELVIEAMDESGPMGLPAISVAHYGEQNGDLMRDPEMCFELGFAGGAHLDPWYWRNDYVAVEQWSRNIVRDHYVFLFQLHEQHVRFAKTWDNNLRLQGFSEVFDPHKHIRG; from the coding sequence ATGCAGACCATCCTCGACATTCTCAAGAAGGCCGGAGGGTGGCACCCCGGCCTGTATCTCAAGATCGACAACGCCCCATATATGGAGCTTGTCATCGAGGCGATGGACGAGTCGGGACCGATGGGACTCCCCGCTATCTCCGTAGCGCACTACGGCGAACAGAACGGCGACCTCATGCGTGACCCCGAGATGTGTTTCGAGCTTGGTTTTGCGGGAGGTGCGCACTTAGACCCTTGGTACTGGCGCAACGATTACGTTGCCGTCGAGCAATGGAGCCGCAACATCGTCCGTGACCACTACGTGTTCCTCTTCCAGTTGCATGAGCAGCACGTCCGCTTTGCGAAGACATGGGACAACAACCTGCGCTTGCAGGGATTTTCCGAAGTCTTCGATCCGCACAAACACATACGCGGATAG
- a CDS encoding ParB/RepB/Spo0J family partition protein — MSAPQLHSTTTPKEGIMQDSSAFQYIAIDQIHESTTNPRLTFDQSKLEELAESIRQHGLIQPVTVRPNASGFEIVAGARRFRASQLAELFSIPARIVELDDAAAMEWQLVENSQRVDVHPYEEAQGFQRLLDMPGYDVAALVLKSGKSASHIYARLSLLQLIPEVAEAFVQERITASHANLLARLPQEHQATAFEQCWRKDWQDKEPHLLPAKHLSAWIETNLYLALADAPFDREDTSLNTSAGACVTCPRRSGFNTSLFSDVQGDQCLDGLCYQTKVAAYIDRELAAHPHLVQIETTWRPAKEQRPGVLAKHSYRELDTPDNPDAEPPCEHTKSALIVFGRHAGKTITVCTDDECPVHDPATAARVSKQEAEYEQRRKEHEAEQRRREEEREADLEKQQKHYEAEQKRREKLSKARTATFERILDQAPAMFTTAQLRTFLRLLVYIDPYSFLEEVASHFAGNDENAQQTDEEIVLAALENTADDKLTSFALRLALIDHVSIPRENEPDPLSEAEGVFAPPQPKSSKPKSASKSKETPKLVKTPQKKSPAKKQKAA; from the coding sequence GTGTCCGCCCCACAACTTCACAGCACAACCACGCCCAAGGAGGGCATCATGCAGGATTCGAGCGCATTCCAGTACATCGCCATCGATCAGATTCACGAGTCCACCACCAACCCACGCCTCACCTTCGATCAGTCGAAGTTGGAGGAGCTTGCCGAGTCTATCCGGCAGCATGGCCTCATTCAGCCTGTCACCGTGCGGCCCAACGCAAGCGGCTTTGAGATCGTCGCAGGAGCAAGGCGCTTCCGTGCCTCGCAGCTTGCCGAACTCTTCTCCATTCCTGCCCGTATCGTCGAACTGGACGACGCCGCCGCAATGGAGTGGCAGCTCGTTGAAAATTCGCAACGAGTCGACGTGCATCCGTATGAGGAGGCACAAGGCTTCCAACGATTGCTCGACATGCCCGGCTATGACGTGGCCGCGCTCGTCTTGAAGTCTGGCAAAAGCGCATCGCACATCTACGCCCGTCTGTCTCTCTTGCAACTCATCCCCGAGGTGGCCGAAGCCTTCGTGCAGGAACGCATCACGGCCAGCCATGCGAACTTGCTTGCACGTCTGCCCCAGGAGCACCAAGCTACCGCCTTTGAGCAGTGCTGGCGTAAGGACTGGCAGGACAAAGAGCCGCATCTTCTCCCGGCCAAGCATCTTTCCGCTTGGATCGAGACCAACCTCTATCTCGCCCTTGCGGATGCTCCTTTCGACCGTGAGGACACCTCCCTAAACACCTCTGCCGGAGCTTGCGTGACTTGCCCCCGCCGCAGCGGTTTCAATACGTCCCTCTTCTCCGATGTGCAGGGCGACCAGTGCCTCGACGGTCTCTGCTACCAGACCAAAGTTGCCGCGTACATCGACCGTGAGTTGGCCGCACATCCGCACCTTGTCCAAATCGAGACGACGTGGCGACCTGCGAAAGAACAACGCCCCGGCGTTCTCGCCAAGCACTCCTACCGCGAACTCGACACGCCCGACAACCCGGACGCAGAGCCGCCGTGCGAACACACCAAATCCGCATTGATCGTCTTCGGACGCCATGCCGGAAAAACCATCACCGTTTGCACCGATGACGAATGCCCGGTGCATGATCCCGCCACGGCTGCTCGTGTCAGTAAGCAAGAAGCGGAATACGAACAGCGTCGTAAGGAGCATGAAGCGGAACAGCGGCGACGCGAGGAGGAACGCGAAGCCGATTTGGAGAAGCAACAGAAGCACTACGAAGCCGAACAGAAGCGACGGGAGAAGTTGAGCAAGGCACGGACAGCGACCTTCGAGCGCATTCTCGACCAAGCCCCAGCCATGTTCACCACCGCGCAGCTTCGCACCTTCCTGCGCTTGCTTGTCTACATCGACCCGTACAGCTTCCTTGAGGAGGTAGCTAGCCACTTCGCCGGGAACGACGAAAACGCACAGCAGACCGACGAGGAAATCGTACTCGCCGCACTGGAAAACACCGCAGACGACAAGCTAACCAGCTTTGCCCTGCGTCTGGCCCTCATCGACCACGTCAGCATCCCCCGCGAAAACGAACCAGACCCATTGTCCGAGGCCGAGGGCGTATTCGCTCCACCACAGCCGAAGTCTTCCAAGCCAAAGAGTGCGAGCAAATCTAAGGAGACGCCCAAGCTCGTCAAGACTCCTCAGAAAAAAAGCCCTGCCAAGAAGCAGAAGGCGGCGTAA
- a CDS encoding SDR family oxidoreductase, which translates to MNSDSTILVTGVSGMIGSAIAKQLLDNQMPVRLFTRDANKLKGFSTAETVEGDYRDIPSLDRAFAGVRAAFIVSGSSAPGDRAKLHRNAFQAARRAGVPYVIYLSFLGAAPNSKFPMSRDHYESEQYLKETSIRHTILQDSFYSDLAPKMFDRSGVIKGPAGDGKVSWVGRDEIAEAAATLLSTEHDFIGTFPMTGPSALSLAETAEVLSDITERQLRYQEESIEQAYTWRRTLGASEWEVGAWVGSYEAIQAGEVAYVDSSLGAILGRPTSDLASYLRARSHLWHGLVG; encoded by the coding sequence ATGAATTCCGATTCCACTATTCTTGTCACTGGCGTTAGCGGAATGATCGGTTCAGCGATCGCAAAACAGCTTCTGGATAACCAAATGCCGGTTCGTCTATTCACCCGAGACGCAAACAAGCTTAAAGGTTTTTCCACTGCGGAGACAGTGGAAGGCGACTACCGGGATATTCCATCACTCGATCGGGCCTTTGCCGGAGTGCGCGCGGCCTTCATTGTCTCTGGCTCCTCTGCTCCTGGCGATAGAGCCAAGCTTCACCGCAATGCATTCCAAGCGGCGCGACGAGCTGGGGTCCCATATGTGATCTATCTGTCATTTCTTGGAGCCGCTCCTAATTCGAAGTTTCCCATGTCCCGCGACCACTACGAGAGTGAACAGTATCTAAAGGAAACCAGCATACGGCACACCATTTTGCAAGACAGTTTTTATTCAGATCTAGCGCCAAAGATGTTCGACAGGAGTGGCGTAATTAAAGGCCCTGCCGGAGATGGCAAGGTTTCCTGGGTGGGGCGGGATGAGATTGCCGAAGCGGCGGCAACTCTTCTGTCCACCGAACACGACTTCATCGGGACCTTTCCAATGACAGGGCCATCAGCTCTATCCCTCGCCGAAACCGCTGAGGTGCTGTCGGATATCACGGAACGTCAGCTTCGATATCAGGAAGAATCGATCGAACAGGCTTACACATGGCGTAGAACACTCGGCGCTTCCGAATGGGAGGTTGGGGCCTGGGTAGGTTCTTACGAGGCGATTCAAGCTGGCGAAGTCGCTTACGTCGATTCCTCACTTGGTGCCATCCTCGGCAGGCCCACGAGCGACTTAGCATCTTATCTCCGCGCCCGTTCACATCTTTGGCACGGACTTGTCGGCTAA
- a CDS encoding M13-type metalloendopeptidase: MSFERLSASMTCSARNRLLIKFCSLCLFSAVGSAQQLQPSAGTLRPLDPRVMDLGADPCVDFAKFACGNFNKLYPIRADEMESSPGASSGAQIRAALKGILVNDASPGEHTPEERLLGDYYTACMDVDAVDAKGLTALRPLLLAIDAFSDKSQLPALLAEIQMVQGDSFFRVYAFADELHANQTIAVVDQAGFGLQTGENYMSKDAKAVALRQQYVAHIAALLALSGKNAQHSRAVAENIVSLEVQLVGKFPEPAIRRDPVARYHAFTLDELEHLTPALGWRKYFAGIGVKYPIKINVWSPAYIQRVEEVINTSNLETLRSFLRWRVLSSIPGVDLPVALDDEKFSFEGRIMLGMKQQAPRERRCLSSITSDIPGPVSSAVIHQMFSADEIRSVDQMVAQVEAALTHEIDGLSWMGPDTKLQAKRKVDAITNNIVRLDPWNGWSAVTVTQNDPLANYLKAAQLNAQRTFQRIGQPADKTELAMSPIYSGAYWTNSRLSMNVNAGSILPPSYDATSTIATNYGHLGAVIGHEITHGFDNSGAHYDYTGSLADWWSADDKRKFDEKASCFVQEYSNFAEGDLHVNGELTLGENIADNGGLRLAYLAMLEAVAKKRIALADRADGFTPEQQFFIAFGQEYCGATRPERERVLMLTDPHSLDQFRVNGSVQNMRQFGNAFSCKVGQPMMPAKTCQIW, from the coding sequence ATGTCTTTTGAACGACTGTCGGCATCAATGACTTGCTCCGCCAGAAACCGGCTACTCATCAAATTCTGTTCGTTATGTCTCTTCTCTGCCGTCGGGTCCGCACAGCAGTTGCAGCCGTCTGCCGGAACACTTCGCCCGCTGGACCCACGCGTAATGGATCTTGGAGCGGATCCATGTGTGGACTTCGCGAAGTTTGCCTGCGGTAATTTCAACAAGCTCTATCCCATTCGTGCGGACGAAATGGAGTCCAGCCCCGGCGCGAGTTCAGGCGCACAGATCCGAGCGGCTCTAAAAGGGATTCTGGTGAATGACGCATCCCCGGGAGAGCACACTCCAGAAGAACGTTTGCTGGGCGACTATTACACGGCATGTATGGATGTCGACGCAGTCGATGCCAAAGGGCTAACGGCGCTGAGGCCTCTGTTGTTGGCTATTGATGCGTTCTCGGACAAAAGCCAGTTGCCCGCGTTGCTCGCGGAAATTCAGATGGTGCAAGGCGATAGCTTCTTTCGCGTGTACGCCTTCGCCGACGAACTGCACGCCAACCAGACGATCGCCGTGGTGGACCAGGCAGGCTTTGGTTTGCAAACCGGCGAGAATTACATGTCGAAAGATGCCAAGGCCGTCGCTCTGCGGCAGCAGTATGTCGCGCATATCGCAGCGCTTCTGGCGTTGTCTGGCAAGAACGCACAACATAGCCGGGCAGTGGCGGAAAACATTGTCTCGCTTGAAGTACAGTTGGTAGGGAAATTCCCGGAGCCCGCAATTCGCCGCGATCCGGTAGCTCGTTACCATGCGTTTACGTTGGATGAGCTTGAGCATCTCACACCTGCTTTGGGCTGGAGGAAGTACTTTGCAGGAATTGGAGTTAAGTATCCAATCAAAATCAATGTGTGGTCTCCTGCTTATATTCAACGTGTGGAGGAGGTGATCAACACCTCGAACCTTGAGACTCTGCGCTCGTTCCTGCGGTGGAGAGTATTGTCCTCCATTCCCGGTGTGGACTTACCGGTGGCCCTAGACGACGAGAAGTTCTCCTTTGAGGGCAGGATAATGTTGGGGATGAAACAACAGGCACCGCGAGAGCGACGATGCTTGTCATCCATTACTTCAGACATTCCAGGCCCTGTGTCCAGCGCAGTCATTCACCAGATGTTCTCTGCGGACGAGATCCGATCCGTTGATCAGATGGTCGCGCAGGTTGAAGCCGCGCTGACACACGAGATCGATGGCCTTTCATGGATGGGCCCGGACACAAAGTTACAGGCAAAACGGAAAGTTGACGCGATTACCAATAACATTGTTCGGCTCGATCCGTGGAATGGATGGTCGGCTGTCACCGTAACCCAAAACGACCCGCTCGCGAACTATTTAAAAGCGGCGCAGCTGAATGCACAGCGGACCTTTCAAAGGATCGGCCAGCCAGCCGATAAGACAGAACTCGCGATGAGTCCTATCTATTCAGGTGCCTATTGGACGAACTCTCGCTTGAGCATGAATGTGAATGCCGGTTCGATTCTACCGCCGTCCTACGATGCAACCAGTACAATCGCCACTAACTACGGTCATCTCGGTGCGGTCATTGGCCATGAGATCACCCACGGATTCGATAACTCTGGCGCTCATTATGATTACACCGGCAGCCTGGCTGACTGGTGGAGCGCCGATGACAAGCGGAAGTTTGATGAGAAAGCCTCCTGCTTTGTACAGGAATACTCAAACTTTGCAGAAGGTGATCTCCACGTTAATGGGGAGCTTACCTTGGGCGAGAATATTGCTGACAATGGAGGGCTTCGGCTTGCCTACCTGGCAATGCTGGAAGCTGTGGCCAAAAAACGTATCGCTCTTGCCGATAGAGCTGACGGCTTCACCCCCGAACAGCAATTCTTTATTGCCTTTGGGCAGGAATATTGCGGAGCTACTCGCCCGGAACGCGAAAGAGTCCTCATGTTGACAGATCCGCACTCTCTCGACCAGTTCCGGGTGAACGGATCGGTGCAGAACATGCGTCAGTTTGGGAACGCTTTCTCCTGTAAGGTGGGACAACCCATGATGCCTGCGAAGACTTGTCAGATCTGGTAG
- a CDS encoding DNA polymerase Y family protein: protein MTAPVELYACLYAREFPAQALLRLRPELHEKPCVVMEGERPTQFVCALNARARFLGLKYGISAAEVDLYRDAAVLSRSQTTEAEARAVVLECAGGFSPRVEDRSGDTAMLCAIDIAGTTHLFGTPEMLARTLLERAKALGIVACVTVSANLHAAACLAKGLPPRVSLRVIQAGEEGRTLAALPLTVLDLTERQAATFTHWGIRTLGMLAALPEKDLIARMGQAGKRLRQLALGELPHLFQPIEPVFVLEERMELDAPLEDLEALLFVIAVLLDQLIARAKARIFALATVTVTLFLDGGATHVRTVRPALPSNDKALWLKLLHLDLEAHPPSAAILALTLQAEPGNTSKVQLGLFSPQLPEPARLDVTLARIRAIVGDDCVGRAVLQNTHAPEGFRVEPFAVPSGMSNAPPSTRLLATVRQLRPAETVTVTLEGRRPTQFYFRGQRYTVERAYGPWLMGGDWWNASLWGQEQWELIARAPNGALCCCLMRDRLEDIWQVTALYD, encoded by the coding sequence ATGACCGCGCCTGTCGAACTCTATGCGTGCCTCTATGCGCGGGAGTTTCCTGCGCAGGCCCTTTTGCGGTTGCGGCCAGAGCTACATGAAAAGCCGTGCGTGGTGATGGAGGGCGAGCGTCCGACACAATTCGTCTGCGCTCTCAACGCGAGGGCGCGCTTCCTGGGACTGAAGTACGGCATAAGTGCGGCGGAGGTCGATCTGTACCGCGATGCCGCCGTGCTCTCACGGTCGCAAACGACCGAGGCAGAAGCGCGGGCCGTCGTGCTCGAATGCGCGGGCGGCTTCTCGCCGCGTGTCGAAGATCGTAGTGGGGATACCGCGATGCTCTGCGCCATCGACATTGCGGGAACGACGCATCTGTTTGGGACGCCCGAGATGCTGGCGCGAACGCTGTTGGAGCGAGCCAAGGCGCTCGGCATCGTCGCCTGCGTTACGGTGAGCGCGAACCTCCATGCGGCGGCGTGTCTTGCCAAAGGACTTCCGCCGCGTGTCTCTCTCCGGGTGATACAAGCCGGAGAGGAAGGCCGCACATTGGCGGCACTGCCGCTCACTGTGCTCGACCTCACCGAGAGACAGGCTGCCACCTTCACGCATTGGGGTATCCGCACCCTGGGCATGTTGGCGGCATTGCCGGAGAAAGACCTGATTGCTCGCATGGGACAGGCAGGCAAGCGGCTCCGGCAACTCGCACTTGGGGAGCTACCGCATCTCTTCCAGCCCATCGAGCCGGTCTTCGTGCTGGAGGAGCGCATGGAACTCGATGCGCCTTTGGAAGACCTCGAAGCCTTGCTCTTTGTCATCGCTGTTCTGCTCGACCAACTCATCGCACGGGCCAAGGCGCGCATCTTCGCACTGGCGACCGTGACGGTGACGCTGTTTCTCGACGGAGGCGCAACGCATGTGCGTACCGTGCGGCCCGCCTTGCCAAGCAACGACAAAGCATTGTGGCTTAAGCTGCTGCACCTCGATCTGGAAGCACATCCGCCGTCGGCGGCGATTCTCGCCCTGACGTTGCAGGCCGAGCCAGGCAATACCAGCAAGGTGCAACTCGGCCTTTTTTCACCGCAACTGCCGGAACCGGCGCGTCTTGATGTGACCCTGGCTCGCATCCGCGCCATCGTGGGCGATGACTGCGTGGGCCGCGCCGTGTTGCAGAACACCCACGCGCCGGAAGGCTTTCGCGTAGAGCCGTTCGCGGTGCCTTCGGGAATGTCGAACGCTCCACCGTCTACGCGGTTGCTGGCGACCGTGCGGCAGTTACGGCCAGCGGAGACGGTCACGGTCACGCTGGAGGGGCGACGGCCAACACAGTTCTACTTTCGGGGACAGCGATACACCGTAGAGCGTGCCTATGGCCCGTGGCTCATGGGAGGTGACTGGTGGAACGCTTCTCTGTGGGGGCAGGAGCAGTGGGAATTAATCGCGCGCGCTCCGAATGGCGCTCTTTGTTGCTGTCTGATGCGGGATCGCCTCGAAGACATCTGGCAGGTGACGGCGCTCTATGATTGA
- a CDS encoding zinc-binding dehydrogenase gives MGAATPPFRSITACPEFLFWHNNGASAPRREKPLWFLPDSHPAFSPASARWLRGRTTFPLPLVATTGDQLIRATKVEKGQTILLTGAVGSVGRMALFSALEIGAKVIAGVRKAQINEALKAGATEAIDVNDDAAIAKLPVLDAVADTVGGTVTTKIIGKVKPGGFLATVTSAPANASEFKVTVKAISSAPDPKAYVHYGTAVRDGKLVLPIEKTFPMAEAAEAQAFAEKGNVGKVVLTA, from the coding sequence ATGGGAGCGGCGACGCCCCCATTTCGCTCAATCACAGCTTGTCCGGAGTTTCTCTTCTGGCACAACAACGGCGCTTCCGCGCCGCGCCGGGAGAAACCGCTTTGGTTTCTCCCGGACTCTCATCCCGCCTTCTCTCCGGCCTCCGCTCGCTGGCTGCGCGGCAGGACGACGTTCCCCCTTCCCTTGGTCGCGACAACCGGAGATCAATTGATTCGCGCCACGAAGGTTGAAAAGGGACAGACCATTCTACTAACGGGTGCCGTGGGGAGCGTCGGACGTATGGCACTGTTTTCCGCGCTCGAGATCGGAGCTAAAGTCATCGCGGGTGTCCGCAAGGCCCAGATCAACGAAGCCCTCAAGGCGGGCGCAACCGAAGCGATTGATGTGAATGATGACGCCGCGATCGCGAAACTTCCAGTGTTGGACGCGGTCGCCGACACAGTTGGCGGAACAGTTACGACGAAAATCATCGGCAAAGTGAAACCCGGCGGCTTCCTCGCAACGGTGACATCGGCACCAGCGAACGCCTCTGAGTTCAAAGTTACGGTCAAGGCCATTAGCTCTGCGCCCGACCCAAAGGCCTATGTCCACTATGGAACTGCAGTCCGCGACGGAAAGCTTGTGTTGCCTATCGAAAAGACCTTTCCGATGGCTGAAGCTGCCGAAGCTCAGGCATTTGCGGAAAAGGGAAACGTCGGCAAGGTCGTCCTGACGGCCTGA
- a CDS encoding DNA recombination/repair protein RecA: MSSAIAIRLQIESALAQRIPSALTPLPRMIRPVSATGIASLDEMLQGGLPVGAVSELTGPECSGRTSAALSFVARLTQAGKVCAWIDVSNALDPSSAAAVGVDLERLLWVRCGVTHRSKERKSRSFALPERYLLPTPAKQGLHGGGFGPHPRSEANGLSQAVGELLAPRCAEPQRRAPKKLETFAPTHQTISISGKRPVHPEKPWSRIADGLRATDLLLQGGGFSAIVLDMAGIAGDNALRVPLSHWHRYRVAAERTQSSILLLTQHSCAKSSAELLLHFHAADVLHEETTVFTGFQPKVEVVRQRFAPTNVIPLRKGPQNVRTACWQSRTAWAGRR, from the coding sequence ATGTCTTCCGCCATCGCAATCCGGCTCCAGATCGAAAGCGCTCTCGCACAAAGGATTCCCTCGGCGCTGACACCCCTGCCACGAATGATCCGGCCAGTGTCGGCGACCGGAATTGCGTCGCTGGATGAGATGTTGCAAGGCGGTTTGCCGGTGGGTGCGGTGAGTGAGCTGACCGGGCCGGAATGTTCGGGCAGAACTTCGGCGGCTCTGTCCTTCGTCGCTCGCCTCACACAAGCGGGCAAGGTCTGCGCGTGGATTGATGTATCGAACGCTCTCGATCCGTCGTCTGCGGCAGCGGTGGGCGTCGATCTGGAGCGGCTGCTGTGGGTACGTTGCGGCGTGACGCACAGGAGCAAAGAGCGAAAGAGCCGGAGCTTTGCGCTTCCTGAAAGATACCTGTTGCCTACCCCAGCGAAGCAAGGTTTGCATGGTGGCGGCTTCGGCCCGCACCCGCGCAGCGAAGCCAACGGACTATCGCAGGCAGTCGGCGAGTTGTTGGCTCCCCGCTGCGCGGAGCCGCAACGCCGCGCACCGAAGAAACTGGAGACCTTCGCGCCCACGCATCAAACGATTTCCATCTCCGGCAAGCGTCCTGTACATCCTGAAAAGCCCTGGTCGCGGATCGCCGACGGCCTGCGCGCCACGGACCTGCTCCTGCAAGGCGGCGGTTTCAGCGCCATCGTGCTCGATATGGCAGGAATCGCAGGGGACAATGCCTTGCGTGTCCCGCTGAGTCATTGGCATCGCTATCGCGTCGCTGCGGAGCGGACCCAATCAAGCATCCTTCTGTTGACACAACACTCTTGCGCTAAGAGCAGCGCCGAACTGCTGTTGCACTTTCATGCGGCAGATGTGCTCCATGAAGAGACGACCGTCTTCACAGGATTCCAGCCAAAGGTGGAGGTGGTGCGGCAACGCTTCGCACCGACGAATGTCATTCCACTGCGCAAAGGGCCGCAGAACGTCCGTACCGCCTGCTGGCAGAGCCGCACGGCATGGGCAGGGCGGAGATGA
- a CDS encoding ArdC family protein, which produces MKKPSTSRRPNIYQTVTDRILSSLKAGVIPWEKPWQTPHFIGGPFPRNFRTGKPYRGINVFLLWSSPYNSPFWLTFKQAQELKGTVRKGEKGTQIVFYKQLRDRRKEDESIREADDRAPFVLCYYTVFNVEQCDGLTLPQIIEQPTAAPEIDADETCEAIVTGWENRPGLHLTSATECRAYYRPSTDSVHMPVRSRFVDAPHYYSTLFHELVHSTGHESRLNRTFGDRFGDDLYSKEELVAEMGAAFLCAIAEIADEHTDRNTTAYIQSWISKLEEDNRLIVHAAANAQRAVDSILGTTFAEEEEEYAANVTVLQSPVHVAAELAEVA; this is translated from the coding sequence ATGAAGAAGCCAAGCACCAGCCGCAGACCGAACATCTACCAGACCGTCACCGACCGCATTCTCTCCAGCCTTAAGGCTGGCGTCATTCCGTGGGAGAAGCCGTGGCAGACCCCACACTTTATCGGAGGCCCGTTCCCGCGCAACTTCCGTACCGGGAAACCGTATCGCGGCATCAACGTATTTTTGCTTTGGTCCAGTCCCTATAACTCTCCCTTCTGGCTCACCTTCAAACAAGCGCAGGAGCTAAAAGGCACCGTCCGCAAGGGAGAGAAAGGGACGCAGATTGTCTTTTACAAACAGCTACGTGACCGTAGGAAGGAAGACGAAAGCATCCGCGAAGCGGACGACCGCGCCCCCTTTGTTCTCTGCTACTACACCGTCTTCAACGTCGAGCAGTGCGACGGCCTCACGCTCCCGCAAATCATCGAGCAGCCCACCGCCGCCCCGGAGATCGACGCGGACGAGACGTGCGAAGCCATCGTTACCGGATGGGAGAACCGCCCCGGCCTTCATCTGACCAGTGCGACCGAGTGCCGCGCTTACTACCGGCCAAGCACCGATTCCGTCCACATGCCCGTCCGCTCCCGCTTCGTGGATGCCCCCCACTACTACAGCACCCTGTTTCACGAGCTAGTCCACAGCACAGGCCACGAAAGCCGCTTGAATCGCACCTTTGGCGACCGCTTCGGAGATGACCTCTACAGCAAGGAAGAACTGGTAGCCGAGATGGGCGCGGCCTTCCTTTGCGCCATCGCGGAGATTGCAGACGAACACACCGACCGCAACACCACCGCCTATATCCAGAGCTGGATTTCCAAGCTGGAAGAGGATAACCGCCTCATCGTTCACGCCGCCGCCAATGCTCAAAGAGCGGTGGATTCGATCCTCGGCACCACGTTTGCGGAAGAGGAAGAAGAATACGCCGCCAACGTCACCGTGTTGCAGTCGCCCGTCCATGTAGCGGCGGAACTTGCGGAGGTGGCCTAA